The genomic stretch atcTAAAAAAGCTCCAAGAAAATATGAAATAGACAGTCGAAAACTCAAGGAAACTAGGAACCGGTCACGGGATTGGAGTCACAACATGTATACACATTTTTTTCATGTAGAACTTATCTCGAACTAAAGCACCGTTATGTAAATAAGAGGAGGATTAAGACGAATTGAATTAGATGCAAGCTTACTTACATATGCTCGCATCCCTAAACGCATAGAGGGCCCACTTGTGAGCACTCAAGAGCTTGCACAAGAGGAAATGGTGGAATCGAGCGTTTCTCGCGAACTAACTTTAATTTCATATGGCCTATTTTAAGAACTGTGTTGTCTAAGATTTTTTTTCATTGTAGCAACCAAACACACGAAGCTTGGGATAGTGAATACAAAAAATCACTTCGCGAGGAACCAAATACGCCCTAAAATTTCACACTCTGGCTCTCTAAACAGAGCAATAGGTCAAGACAAGGTTAGACCAGATCAAATCATGTTTGCCCAAAAGTGAAAAAAAGGATCAGCAAAGCATTTCATGAAGATTCACTTTATAAATAAATCCACATTCTTCAGAACTGATACATGATGGTGAGTGAACCCCTTACTTCTTTTTTGCGAAAGAACTCtcttacaaagcaactaaaagaaaaagcaaagccaCTAACTCCAAGTCGAGCAAGAAAGCCAGAGAGCCCACACCTATCACTAGGTAAACTAGACTACTACGCAATGATCAAATCGCGCCTCCGGGAAAAACCATCGAACAACGTTGCATCAAACACATCAAGCCATTGTTGGAGTCTTGGAGAGGGTCACCTGCCCCCTTGCTCCGGGCCCGGAGCACCGATCCTCCGAGTGGAAAGCAATGAACGAGAATAATGATAATGAGATCGTCTATAAAAGATAGGATACCAACGAGGTCATCCCATGCTAGAGCCGAAGAAGCTTCACCTCGAAGCTCTAACCAAAGATACCTAAGATTTACAACGATGTCCCCGGAATGGTAACGGCGAATTCCGCTGCCACCACTAAGTCTGAAGAATCGGACTAGGGTTTCACTTGTAACCCTTACACGGAGAGGGGACACACAACCTCAACCTTCAATGAGACTACTGAGAGGAGATCCACAGTACCATCACACCCGGTTAAGAGAACAGCATCGATCTTGGATGTATATCAACTTCATAAGGCCAAGATTTAGCACAAGACCGCACTGTAATGTTACAAGCAAGTGTGAAACAAAACACCACCATATCTAACCACAACAAAATTACAGCAATCATGTCCTGATAATACCATCTTACACATCCTCTAATTACTACTAGTAGGCATTAGCAGCAGATCTAACCACAACAAAATTACAGCAATCGTGTCCTGATAATACCATCTTACACATCTTACCAGTAGGCAGGACCGCAGGAGTAGCAGCAATCTTACACCTATGCACATAGCTAAATTAGCGACCGGAAGTTTATTATTGCATCTGTACAAGAATTAAGTAGCAGCAGCTGAAGATGCTGGAGGCTAAGAATGGATGGATATTTCCAAGTCCAATTCTGGTCCAATTGTGTCGAACTAGCTAATTCGATCACTTGAACTGTATCAATTGTTGTCCTCTTCATTGCAGATCGTAGACGTTGGTGTCGGCGGCGTAGCAGCCGAGGATTCGGACGAAGACGGCGAACTTCTCgatctccttgatggcgtcgcGGACGAGCGGGTCGTCGGCGGCGCCCTCGCAGTCGACGTAGAGGACGTGCGGGAAGGAGCGCAGCGTCGGGGCCCCGCGGGCGCCCGTGTCGAGGATCATGACCGGCGGAcgcagctcgccggcgccgccggcgccttcGTTGTTGATGATCTCGAGCTTGGACATGTTGATGCCGCGGGAGGAGAAGGCGGAGAGGACCTTGAGCACGACGGCCATGGATCCGCCGCGGTGCGCGACGACCATGCTGGTCTTGGCGTCGGCATCGGCGGGGAGCTCGACGGGGGAGGGCGGCCTGGAGAGCAGCAGGAAGCGGGTGACGTTCCAGGACTCGTCCTGGAGGCCGTGCGCGAGGACGTCGAGGCCGTAGAGGTCTGCGGCGCGCGGgctggcgatggcggcggtgtcgagcaTCATGTTGGAGCGCAGCATCTCGACGGCGCCCGCGGTGTCCTCGACGGGCTGGCGGTCGACGCCGAGGCGCTCGAGGGCGCGGCCGCAGTGCGCGAGCGCCATGGGGTGGCTGATGACCCGGCGCACCTCGGCGGCGCGCACCCCGGGCATGGCGAGGAGGCAGTAGTGCACGAAGAGGTTGATCTCCTGCGCGACGACCAGGTCGTGGCGCAGGAGCAGGTCGTAGTTGCGCAGCGCGGTGCCCTCCATGGTTGACTCCACGGGGAGGATGGCGCGGTCGACGACGCCCCGGTCCACGGCCGCCAGCGCGTCCGCGAAGGCGCGGCAGGGCACGGTCTCGCACCCCGGGAGCGCCGTCTTGGCCGCGAACTCGCTGTAGGCCCCCGGCGCGCCCTGGTAGGCCACGCGGAGCCCGGTCCCGTCCTGGCCCCCGGGGCCCGTGCTCACCGAGAGGTGGATCCGGTCATGGCCGCCGTTCACGTGGTGCGTCTTCCCGTTGAGGACGCCGGGTGGTACCTTCTTGCCGTGGCCGTTGACGGCGCCCGATTTCTTACCGTCGCCGCCGTTGATCTGTACCTTGCCGTTGGGGGATTTGCTGGCCTTCCCGTTGACGTGCGGGGCGCCGTTGACCCTGGCCGCCGGGACGAAGGACGGCGAGCGCGATGAGGAGTGCCTGCCGCGGTGGGCCTTGGGGAGGAGCAGGTGCTTGGAGAGGTGGAGGGAGGAGGTGTAGGCCATAGATTGCTGGGCGGCCGGGCGAGGAGAGGTGAGGTGAGGTCGCTGGTGGTTGGAGTTGGAGCTAACAAGCGTTGGGAGGGGGAGGTTCTCTACACTTTATACACACATAGACGGCAGCTCCTGGTTTCTTGGTTGGTTTTGCAgctgattagagcatctccagtcgcggatTGAGCGTTTGAGAGACGTATTTTGTTCATGCCGCGTTTGAGGGACATcgctctccagtcgcgtcccccaaatgcctcccccaatcagaaattcaaattgttgcattcaaaatagatcgttcccgccgaatcgtcgcgatcagagtagcggcgatcaaagtactggtcgcgcaatcatattacagaccggtggtgcatgctaaTTAGAAGAAGGGATTGGGcgacggcgacgtatcctgagtcgacgcaggcccgtcgatcacgatgacctcgtcgcgatctgcccggTGTTGTGCATGCTCTGTccgcgctccgtcgccgacgcataGGCCAACGCAGGTGTAGCGATAGAAGACGCGTcggccggctcttgctccgcggtTGCTTGCTGCCGCACaggccgccgcgtcggccgccgccattttggcttcgatgtcttcgaggatctggcctttgaagaatttgtgtgccgcccgcgtccggggagacattccctctgtcgacgctctcagcagggacatgtcgtccctgcgtttcttgagctccaacttctcctcttgcctcttgagcagctccgcccacctttcttcggcctttttgtcgcgggagagaaaggtcgaggagacgtcggcgaggcattccgTGATCGATGCCTGCGTCTTCTCACACGACGCGgcctcggccaaggcggccttggcagccttgttgccagtaggacgcctgcgccgacgttgccggcggcgcgtccggatcaatggcgtccttccccttggatagcgacaggcgcgtcaaccgccatttctcgttccctttgagcttgctatagcaatgcatcagcgtgaacgacttatgcccatccgagttcctccggtaaacctccatggccctatcaaactaaccaaaggaagcggaatcatttcatcgaacacaatgtaggcgctacggattatggaagaaaga from Lolium rigidum isolate FL_2022 chromosome 4, APGP_CSIRO_Lrig_0.1, whole genome shotgun sequence encodes the following:
- the LOC124706042 gene encoding arogenate dehydratase 3, chloroplastic-like yields the protein MAYTSSLHLSKHLLLPKAHRGRHSSSRSPSFVPAARVNGAPHVNGKASKSPNGKVQINGGDGKKSGAVNGHGKKVPPGVLNGKTHHVNGGHDRIHLSVSTGPGGQDGTGLRVAYQGAPGAYSEFAAKTALPGCETVPCRAFADALAAVDRGVVDRAILPVESTMEGTALRNYDLLLRHDLVVAQEINLFVHYCLLAMPGVRAAEVRRVISHPMALAHCGRALERLGVDRQPVEDTAGAVEMLRSNMMLDTAAIASPRAADLYGLDVLAHGLQDESWNVTRFLLLSRPPSPVELPADADAKTSMVVAHRGGSMAVVLKVLSAFSSRGINMSKLEIINNEGAGGAGELRPPVMILDTGARGAPTLRSFPHVLYVDCEGAADDPLVRDAIKEIEKFAVFVRILGCYAADTNVYDLQ